TAAAGATCATGGAGCATCTCATTTTGTTCTCTGAGTGTTATGAGTGTTATTAGTATAAGGGGTCATttggaaaattttaaaagttatttttttattttttgacttatgaaaaaTAGTAATATTAATATCTGGTGCAATTTTTAAAACCAAAGTATAACTTTTTAAGAAGCTATTTAAGTGTTTAtagaaaagtttaaaaaaatgtcttttctcgtaataaaaatttttttattttttttaaaataagcatTTTTAttagaactaaaaaaaatacaaaataatttttttataatttacttttaatataaatatctacacaactagaaaatggattaatacagacagatttacagacagatttagtctttattacaaACGAATTTTCAGTTACAGATGAAATTACCGACAGATTTTGTCCTTCTGTAAAAGTCTcgtcggaaattatttaccgacgaaTTTTTTTCGTCGAAAAATTATCGATggatttttaccagttaccgacGAATTTTTCCTCTGTAAATTCTCCATCCATTTCCCGACGACAATGAACTTTTCGACggattttttgtctgtaattacagacggatttttcgacGGATTTTTCTTCTGTAATTACAGATGGATTTTTCAACagattttttgtctgtaatttAAACCTTGAAAAATCATCCCACACTCTgaatacagacagaaaattcgtcTATAAATCTGTCAGTAAGGTAAAATAgaatgttttttaaatttttccattgtaaaataaatactttagatttgttttctaaatttattccATCAAACACTctgtaaattgaaaaaaagaaagcaaaaaatcacataaataaacataatattCATTACATAATACCTATAAAattagttgttatttttcaacACCATTAGCCAATATTTCACTGTCTCAATAAAAAGATGCTCCAAAAAAATAAGATGACCATCCCAATAAACAAGTTCCTCATTATAGTTACATTCCTATGAATGTAATCATATCATTAAATTAATCCCTAAAGTGCTACTTCAGGATGCTAAAATTCAACTCCACTCCACAATTAGGAGGGggttcttatcagagttttcaACAGATCAAACAAGTTACAAATCAAAAGTTAATTTTCCTCATTCAAGCATGATGCTATTGTTGTGACTTGTGAGAGGAGTCACTCCTGCAGTTGCACTTTATTTATTCAGTTTACTTGTTGTTGGTGGCCTCAGATAGGGTAAGCAGCGTAGGCAGCAGCATATATGCTTGGATCATGAGGAGGAGGCAATGCATATCCATAACCATCATAAACAGGGGCTCCGTAATAAGTGCCACTCTAGTGGTTGCCACCAAAGTTCATTCTAAACTGTTCTCCAAAGAAATACCCGTTGAGAATCATCACAAATGCAATTTAAAGGCATACAACATGAAGAAAATTTAGTCAGTACTATTCTATCACTAATGTTCTagtaacatttttaaaaatgaattcaGAAAACTTCAAATTTGTTGATATAAGCAGCCAAGGACCAAAAAGGTTCACATCCCTTAAGTTAGGTGCAATAAATGGTATCTCTAAATggataatcataaaaaatacttGTTCTTACAGACTAAGGCCACATTTGGAGATTGTCTCCAGGATAGAAATACGGGAGACAAAACCTGTCTCGAGAAAGATATAGGTAGAGAGGCAGACAAAATGTCTGTCTTAGAACAACTTTTTTTCTGCCCCTATTTTTTTAGTGTCTTTATATTTTGCATCTTCTACCTTTTTTGCATCTTCCACTTATAATGAAATACAGAAAAATGAAGCtaagcaagaagaagaaaacttgGGTTGCCGGCTCTTTTTCTTTGATGGAGGCTGTGTAGAAGTGTTAAATGATGTTGGTGGTGGAATCATGAAAGTTCCAATTCTAGTTCTTGTACCTGAGGAAACATTGTTATTAAAATGCTTGATAGTTAAAGAAGTCATGTACAGTAAAAAAGttgtattatattaaaatttaattcttaatattctttaaacaaaaaaatgaactaattattgaattaaattggtttaaaatAATCATATAGTATTGAATCTAATATAAAGAataaagtatacaaattatcacGTTGAcatcattattatatataagaaACAAATGAAGCTAAGCCAAATAGCTAATTAGATAGCAGGTTGCCTTGAGTTCTTTTCTTAATATCTTGCCAATTGAAGATTTTGGAATTGCGTCAATGAAAATTACTTTATATAGCCTCTTGTAAAATACTACCTGTTCAcaacaattaaattaaaaaatgtcatgcattgtcttattaattaattatcttcttatcaaatacaattaaattaaTCAAGTATAAATCATTTACCTGTTTAGCTATAAAGTCCTTGACAGCATCTTCAGTAATAGGATCATTTGATGACCTCACCACAAAAGCAACTGGAACTTCACCAGCTACATCATCTTTTTGCCTACATATGCATGTGTGTGCAACAACCATTTAATTACTTATTATTactcaataattattattagcTAATAACTAGCTTAATTAATTTCAAAGATACATATAAGGTAAATTTTACTATGTAGAAGAGGATCTCATTCTATATGTGTAAAAATATGGTGTATGATATAACTGTGACAAATGTCCTACTAAAAAACAAAATCTATCTTTATTCAGTCTATCTCCAAACTTGGTACAGTATAGTTTCATGTGATGAAACTATAAACAACTATGATAATATGAGGTTTAGTAATAATTATGTTAGCATAAAATTATGGGCTTGTAAATTAagcctttttaattttttggacaaaaaggtgaatttatattttataataaagatatacGTAGATACAATAAAAGTCTAAGCATACTGACTCTCacagattattttttttttccttttttttccttaaatCTCTCTGTAATATATATAGGACCATAAAATTCGAGAAACAAAATCTCTCTCTTCATGgttaatttaatcaattaattaacatatatatatttatttaaatattatctatataataaaaaataattatttaagataataaattttttaaacttaaTAAATTGTAAACAAAATTTgtgatagatatatataacaaaatattttaggaaCAAAATTATTACACcaaagtaatttttattttggtatatatataatagattcTTTATCTAccttttcaaacaaaaaaaaaatatctcaaaaagtaaaaaaaaaaataagaattcctaattcattttcattatttttttcattctaatataaaattacatgaaatgttttcttcttctcaatgaCATACAACTATAAAAATTGTAGCGTAAATTATAATATGATCTATTATGTCTTAACTTTAATTTACAAATAATTtacttactaaatttttaaaataataaacaatttcACTGAGTTATCAAATACTCTTgtataatgtattttttatatttatgttttttataatttaattttaatctaataaaatttaaaaatagaaaaaagtatTTTAGAGAGACTAAAATGGCATAAATAAATATCCAAGAAGTAAACTTTCTAAAAACATTAGCAACTTTTACAGTAAAACCATTCTTTTgtctttaaaaaagaaattaacttATAAGCCCATAGGCCCACAATTATGTTAACATATTACtactaataatatatttgtttatCAACCTCATCACGTGATACTATAGTATCCCTATGCAGATAGACTAAGTCAAGACAGATTCTGTCCCTTTAGTGGGACACTTGTCGCATAGTTATAGCATACACTGCATTTCTATACATgtagaaaaataattctttcTACACCAAAAAATTCACCAagaattatatatgtatacttACAGAACAACAGCTGCATCTTCAATGGAAGGGTGGCTCATGAGAATTCCTTCAAGTTTTGCCGGAGCCAATGCATCAATAAAAGAtgctagaaaaaaaatatacataagcATATTATTTGTGCTACTCTATTCAATGGTAGAATGGTTCAAGTTAGATGACTTCATGAATCTTTTCTTAAATTAACAATAGATGCAAAAATCAGTCCACAATCAAGATAAAGAGACTCAAAATATAAGTTTTGCTTTCATGTTATCTGACTCTAGAGAAGGGTCAGTATGAATGTGTCGTAGGTAAGGTTAGTTTGAATTTGGCAAGAAGCTGATTTTACAGCCAAAACT
This portion of the Arachis duranensis cultivar V14167 chromosome 6, aradu.V14167.gnm2.J7QH, whole genome shotgun sequence genome encodes:
- the LOC110272335 gene encoding 4-coumarate--CoA ligase 2-like, producing the protein MLMYIFFLASFIDALAPAKLEGILMSHPSIEDAAVVLQKDDVAGEVPVAFVVRSSNDPITEDAVKDFIAKQVVFYKRLYKVIFIDAIPKSSIGKILRKELKSGTYYGAPVYDGYGYALPPPHDPSIYAAAYAAYPI